Below is a genomic region from Parageobacillus toebii NBRC 107807.
AGATGAAATCATCAAAAAAAATAAGGGTGAATAATTGATTTCTGTCTGCAGTTTCGCTATAAATACTTATGTAAGACTTGGGAGCAAATATGACAAGTGTTTGCTCCCGGGCATTCTATAATTATAAATTTAATTTTTAATTTAAAAATTAATTATTCTAATCTTAAGGAGGATACTATAATGGCTAAAGAGAAATTCGAACGTACGAAACCACACGTCAATATTGGTACTATCGGCCACGTTGACCATGGTAAAACTACGTTAACTGCTGCAATTACAACAGTTCTTGCAAAACAAGGTAAAGCACAAGCTAGAGCATACGACCAAATCGATGCTGCTCCAGAAGAACGTGAACGCGGTATCACAATCTCTACTGCACACGTTGAGTATGAAACTGATAAACGCCACTACGCTCACGTTGACTGCCCTGGTCACGCTGACTACGTGAAAAACATGATCACAGGTGCAGCGCAAATGGATGGCGCAATTCTTGTTGTGTCTGCAGCTGACGGTCCAATGCCACAAACTCGCGAACACATTCTTCTTTCTCGCCAAGTAGGCGTACCATACATCGTTGTATTCTTGAACAAATGCGATATGGTAGACGACGAAGAATTGCTAGAACTAGTTGAAATGGAAGTTCGCGATCTATTATCTGAATATGACTTCCCTGGCGACGAAGTACCTGTTATCAAAGGTTCTGCGTTAAAAGCACTTGAAGGCGATCCACAATGGGAAGAAAAAATTATTGAACTTATGAATGCAGTTGATGAATACATTCCAACTCCACAACGCGAAATTGACAAACCATTTATGATGCCAATCGAAGACGTATTCTCGATCACTGGTCGCGGTACAGTTGCAACTGGCCGTGTTGAACGCGGTACGTTAAAAGTTGGTGACGCTGTAGAAATCGTTGGTCTTGCTGACGAGCCAAAATCTACAACGGTTACTGGTGTAGAAATGTTCCGTAAACTTCTTGACCAAGCAGAAGCTGGTGACAACATCGGTGCGCTTCTTCGCGGGGTATCTCGTGATGAAGTAGAACGCGGTCAAGTATTGGCAAAACCAGGCTCTATCACACCACATACAAAATTTAAAGCACAAGTTTACGTTTTAACAAAAGAAGAAGGTGGACGTCATACTCCATTCTTCTCTAACTACCGTCCACAATTCTACTTCCGTACAACAGACGTTACAGGTATCATCACGCTTCCAGAAGGCGTGGAAATGGTTATGCCTGGTGACAACGTTGAAATGACTGTAGAATTAATCGCGCCAATCGCGATCGAAGAAGGTACAAAATTCTCGATCCGTGAAGGCGGACGTACAGTAGGCGCTGGTTCTGTATCTGAAATTATTGAATAATAACAGCCCTACTAAAAAGCAGGTTTGCAAACGCAAACCTGCTTTTATTTCATTTGCGCAATTTTTTGACAAGTTGAAAATGCTCATTAGCTATGTATAATATAATAAGTGTGTAGAAAAACAAAGAAATTGCTTGCAATCTCGTTTACATATCTGTATAATATCAAATGTTGGTCTTTGACTGCGATGAAGTGGAAGGTTGCTGACACACCCGGTCGCTTTGCCATGGCGAGTGTGCAGGAAATTTCCATGGAGAATGTCTATTTTCAAAATAGGCGAAGAAGGAGGGAAAACAATGGCAAAGGAAAAAATTCGTATCCGTTTAAAAGCTTACGATCATCGAATTCTTGATCAATCTGCTGAGAAAATCGTAGAAACAGCGAAACGTTCCGGGGCAAAAGTGTCTGGTCCAATTCCGTTGCCAACGGAAAGAACTGTTTATACGATTTTGCGTGCTGTTCACAAGTATAAAGACTCTCGTGAACAATTCGAAATGCGTACACATAAACGTTTGATCGATATCGTAAATCCTACTCCACAAACGGTAGATTCATTAATGCGTCTTGACTTACCGTCTGGTGTTGATATTGAAATTA
It encodes:
- the tuf gene encoding elongation factor Tu, whose translation is MAKEKFERTKPHVNIGTIGHVDHGKTTLTAAITTVLAKQGKAQARAYDQIDAAPEERERGITISTAHVEYETDKRHYAHVDCPGHADYVKNMITGAAQMDGAILVVSAADGPMPQTREHILLSRQVGVPYIVVFLNKCDMVDDEELLELVEMEVRDLLSEYDFPGDEVPVIKGSALKALEGDPQWEEKIIELMNAVDEYIPTPQREIDKPFMMPIEDVFSITGRGTVATGRVERGTLKVGDAVEIVGLADEPKSTTVTGVEMFRKLLDQAEAGDNIGALLRGVSRDEVERGQVLAKPGSITPHTKFKAQVYVLTKEEGGRHTPFFSNYRPQFYFRTTDVTGIITLPEGVEMVMPGDNVEMTVELIAPIAIEEGTKFSIREGGRTVGAGSVSEIIE
- the rpsJ gene encoding 30S ribosomal protein S10 yields the protein MAKEKIRIRLKAYDHRILDQSAEKIVETAKRSGAKVSGPIPLPTERTVYTILRAVHKYKDSREQFEMRTHKRLIDIVNPTPQTVDSLMRLDLPSGVDIEIKL